From the genome of Hymenobacter cellulosilyticus, one region includes:
- the map gene encoding type I methionyl aminopeptidase, with amino-acid sequence MIIYKTEEEIELIRASAKVLAQAHGEVAGMIKEGITTRALDQRAEEFIRDHGGQPSFKGYNGFEYSLCISPNSVVVHGFPSDYQLKSGDIVSVDCGVLLNGYHADSAYTYPVGEVVPEVLKLLEETKKSLYLGIEQAVAGNRMGDLGYAIQNHVEKQGYGVVRELVGHGIGQKLHERPEVPNYGKRGAGLKLQAGLVLAIEPMVNLGTKSVIQEKDGWTIRTKDFKPSAHFEHTVVVRKDKAEILTSFEYIEKALQ; translated from the coding sequence ATGATCATCTACAAGACCGAAGAAGAAATAGAACTCATCCGAGCCAGCGCGAAAGTGCTGGCTCAAGCCCACGGAGAGGTTGCGGGCATGATCAAGGAGGGCATCACGACGCGCGCGCTAGATCAGCGGGCGGAAGAGTTCATCCGGGACCATGGCGGGCAACCTTCCTTCAAAGGGTATAATGGTTTTGAATACAGTCTCTGCATCTCGCCTAACTCAGTCGTGGTGCATGGTTTCCCGAGCGACTATCAGCTTAAGAGCGGAGATATTGTTTCGGTAGACTGCGGAGTCTTGTTGAACGGCTACCATGCCGATAGTGCTTACACCTACCCAGTAGGGGAGGTGGTACCAGAAGTGCTCAAGCTGCTGGAAGAAACCAAAAAGTCGCTTTACCTGGGCATTGAACAGGCAGTAGCCGGCAACCGAATGGGTGACTTAGGTTACGCCATCCAAAACCACGTTGAAAAACAAGGATATGGAGTTGTGCGGGAACTTGTCGGCCACGGAATTGGTCAAAAGCTTCACGAGCGGCCAGAAGTACCTAACTACGGTAAGCGTGGTGCAGGTTTGAAGCTGCAGGCTGGCTTGGTACTGGCCATTGAGCCGATGGTGAATCTGGGCACGAAGAGTGTAATCCAGGAAAAGGATGGCTGGACTATCCGGACTAAGGATTTCAAACCTTCTGCTCACTTTGAGCACACGGTAGTAGTACGTAAAGACAAAGCGGAGATTCTCACTTCCTTTGAATACATAGAAAAAGCCTTACAGTAG
- the secY gene encoding preprotein translocase subunit SecY: MKKFIETIKNIFAIEDLRTRIFNTLFFIAIYRLGSYVVLPGVDASRLKQGGAEGLFGILDTLLGGAFSHASIFALGIMPYISASIVLQLLTIAVPYFQKLQKEGESGRKKINQYTRILTIPIVMAQSIGFIATINAEAIIAPGPFFTFSTMLIITAGTLFCMWLGEKITDKGIGNGISMIIMIGIVSRFPGAIIGEAAAKGMRGSLIFLIELVVLFLVVMAVIVLTQAVRRIPVQYAKQVGGTTQLNAQRQFIPLKVNAAGVMPIIFAQSLMFVPAIVASVWQADSDFAAAVGQKFSDYTSWQYNVVFATLIIVFTYFYTAISVNPNQIADDLKRSGGFVPGVKPGRDTSEHIDEILTHITLPGAIVLALIAIFPALALLAGVTRPFSAFYGGTSLIIMVGVVLDTLNQVESYLLMRHYDGMMKTGKLRGRSTQNVALAS; encoded by the coding sequence ATGAAAAAGTTTATCGAAACGATAAAGAACATTTTTGCGATTGAAGATCTGCGTACGCGGATCTTCAATACGCTTTTTTTCATTGCCATCTATCGGCTGGGTTCCTACGTGGTACTCCCCGGCGTCGACGCGTCGCGTTTGAAGCAGGGTGGCGCTGAAGGTCTGTTTGGTATTCTGGATACACTGCTTGGCGGTGCCTTCAGCCATGCCTCTATCTTCGCCCTGGGTATCATGCCCTACATCTCAGCCTCGATTGTATTGCAGCTGCTAACCATTGCAGTGCCTTACTTCCAGAAGCTACAGAAAGAAGGCGAATCAGGTCGGAAGAAGATTAACCAGTACACCCGGATTCTCACGATTCCGATTGTAATGGCACAGTCTATCGGCTTCATTGCCACTATTAATGCGGAAGCTATTATCGCTCCTGGCCCTTTCTTTACTTTCTCCACAATGCTCATCATTACGGCTGGAACGCTGTTTTGTATGTGGCTAGGTGAGAAGATTACGGATAAGGGTATTGGTAACGGTATTTCCATGATCATCATGATCGGGATTGTATCGCGCTTTCCAGGAGCTATTATCGGTGAGGCAGCAGCTAAAGGCATGCGCGGCTCGCTGATCTTCCTCATTGAATTGGTAGTGTTGTTCTTGGTCGTAATGGCCGTAATCGTATTGACGCAGGCTGTTCGCCGGATTCCAGTACAGTATGCCAAGCAAGTAGGCGGTACTACACAACTGAACGCTCAGCGCCAGTTTATTCCGCTGAAAGTAAACGCCGCTGGAGTAATGCCTATCATCTTCGCGCAGTCGTTGATGTTTGTGCCCGCTATTGTTGCCTCCGTTTGGCAAGCCGATAGCGACTTTGCAGCCGCTGTTGGTCAGAAGTTCTCGGACTATACTTCTTGGCAGTACAACGTAGTTTTTGCTACACTCATCATCGTCTTCACTTACTTCTACACGGCTATCAGCGTTAACCCCAATCAAATTGCGGACGACCTGAAGCGTAGTGGTGGTTTCGTTCCGGGGGTTAAGCCTGGCCGCGATACCTCGGAGCACATTGACGAGATTTTGACGCACATCACCCTGCCTGGTGCCATTGTCTTGGCTCTTATAGCCATCTTCCCAGCTTTGGCTCTTCTTGCTGGTGTGACGCGTCCCTTTTCTGCTTTCTACGGTGGTACTTCATTGATCATCATGGTAGGCGTTGTTCTGGATACCTTGAACCAGGTAGAAAGCTACTTGCTCATGCGTCATTACGATGGTATGATGAAGACGGGCAAGCTGCGTGGTCGTTCTACTCAGAACGTAGCCTTGGCATCCTAA
- the rplO gene encoding 50S ribosomal protein L15, translated as MNLSNLSPAVGSTRNNKRLGRGTGSGRGGTSTRGHKGQKSRSGYSKKSGFEGGQMPLQRRVPKFGFKNINRVEYKGINLDALTSLNEKNSTSTMDVAYFVSAGLVSKNAKIKILGRGEVTTALEVHAHAFSKSAVEAIEKAGGKAVTL; from the coding sequence ATGAATCTCAGCAATCTCTCACCCGCCGTAGGCTCAACGCGCAACAACAAGCGCCTTGGCCGTGGTACGGGTTCCGGCCGCGGCGGCACGTCGACGCGTGGTCACAAAGGTCAAAAGTCTCGTTCGGGTTACTCCAAGAAGTCTGGCTTCGAAGGTGGCCAGATGCCGCTGCAGCGTCGTGTTCCGAAGTTCGGCTTCAAGAACATCAACCGTGTGGAGTACAAAGGCATCAACCTTGATGCTCTAACCAGCCTCAACGAAAAGAACAGCACTTCCACGATGGACGTTGCTTACTTCGTGTCGGCTGGCTTGGTGTCTAAGAACGCCAAAATCAAAATCCTGGGTCGTGGTGAAGTTACCACCGCTCTGGAAGTACATGCCCACGCCTTCTCGAAATCGGCTGTTGAAGCCATCGAGAAAGCCGGTGGTAAAGCTGTGACGCTGTAA
- the rpsE gene encoding 30S ribosomal protein S5, which produces MKEKVVAINRVAKVVKGGRRFSFSAIVVVGDGNGTVGYGLGKANEVTDAIAKGIDDAKKNLVKVPLYKHTVPHVMEGKYSGGFVLVQPAAAGTGVIAGGAMRAVFESAGIKDVLAKSKGSSNPHNVVKATFDALLKMRDPMQIAQQRGITLSQVFNG; this is translated from the coding sequence CTGAAAGAGAAGGTAGTCGCTATCAACCGTGTTGCTAAAGTAGTTAAAGGTGGTCGTCGCTTCAGCTTCTCGGCCATCGTAGTAGTAGGTGACGGTAACGGCACCGTAGGTTACGGTCTTGGCAAAGCCAACGAAGTTACCGACGCTATTGCCAAAGGTATCGACGACGCTAAAAAGAACTTGGTGAAGGTGCCGCTTTACAAGCACACCGTTCCTCACGTGATGGAAGGCAAATATTCTGGCGGCTTCGTGCTGGTGCAGCCTGCTGCTGCCGGTACCGGTGTAATTGCTGGTGGTGCTATGCGTGCCGTGTTTGAAAGCGCTGGTATCAAGGATGTACTTGCTAAGTCGAAAGGTTCTTCGAACCCCCACAACGTGGTAAAGGCAACCTTTGATGCTCTGCTGAAGATGCGTGACCCGATGCAGATTGCCCAGCAGCGTGGTATCACTCTTTCCCAAGTTTTTAACGGTTAA
- the rplR gene encoding 50S ribosomal protein L18: protein MAFDKATRRKRIQRIIRTKVAGTSERPRLSVFRSNTGIYAQIIDDTTGRTLAAASSKHVSVEEGNGVALAAAVGKELASRAQEKGISKVVFDRSGYLYHGRVKSLAEGAREGGLNF from the coding sequence ATGGCTTTCGATAAAGCAACTAGAAGAAAACGGATCCAGCGCATCATCCGCACTAAGGTGGCTGGCACGTCCGAGCGTCCACGTTTGTCAGTGTTCCGCAGCAATACGGGCATCTATGCTCAGATTATTGACGACACCACTGGCCGTACGTTGGCGGCTGCTTCCTCGAAGCACGTTTCGGTGGAAGAGGGCAACGGAGTCGCCCTGGCTGCCGCAGTAGGCAAAGAACTTGCCTCCCGTGCTCAGGAGAAAGGAATTTCGAAAGTGGTATTTGACCGTTCGGGTTACCTCTACCACGGCCGCGTAAAATCATTGGCAGAAGGAGCCCGCGAAGGCGGCCTCAATTTCTAA
- the rplF gene encoding 50S ribosomal protein L6, with protein MSRIGKLPISLPSGVQVEVSNENTVTVKGPKGTLTTPVDRDITLTQADGQLVVERPTEQKRHKAMHGLYRSLINNMVNGVSNGFELKLELVGVGYKAAMAGTTLELSLGYSHNIFLALPKEVTATAVTEKGKNPIVTLNSIDNQLLGQVAAKIRSLRKVEPYKGKGVRFVGEQIRRKAGKTASK; from the coding sequence ATGTCACGCATTGGTAAACTGCCGATCAGCCTGCCTTCGGGCGTTCAGGTTGAAGTAAGCAACGAAAACACCGTCACGGTGAAGGGCCCGAAAGGTACCCTGACTACCCCAGTTGACCGCGACATTACCCTTACCCAAGCCGATGGCCAGTTGGTTGTTGAGCGTCCTACTGAGCAGAAGCGCCACAAAGCTATGCACGGTTTGTACCGCTCTTTGATCAACAATATGGTCAATGGTGTAAGCAACGGCTTTGAACTGAAGCTGGAGCTGGTAGGTGTAGGTTACAAAGCCGCAATGGCCGGTACTACGCTGGAATTGTCGCTGGGTTACTCGCACAATATCTTCTTGGCCTTGCCAAAGGAAGTTACTGCTACGGCCGTAACCGAAAAAGGTAAGAACCCAATCGTTACGTTGAACAGCATTGACAATCAATTGCTGGGTCAGGTAGCTGCTAAGATTCGCTCGCTGCGCAAAGTTGAGCCTTACAAAGGCAAAGGCGTGCGTTTCGTGGGTGAGCAAATTCGTCGTAAGGCTGGTAAAACGGCTTCGAAATAA
- the rpsN gene encoding 30S ribosomal protein S14, producing MAKESVKARERKRIATVERYAEKRKALKAAGDYEGLDKLPRNASPVRVHNRDKINGRPRGYMRKFGISRVTFREMALAGKIPGVTKSSW from the coding sequence ATGGCTAAGGAATCCGTCAAAGCAAGAGAAAGAAAGCGCATCGCTACGGTAGAGCGTTATGCTGAAAAGCGTAAGGCTCTGAAAGCCGCCGGCGACTACGAAGGTCTGGATAAGTTGCCCCGCAACGCCTCGCCCGTACGCGTACACAACCGGGATAAAATCAACGGTCGTCCTCGTGGCTACATGCGTAAGTTTGGCATCAGCCGGGTTACGTTCCGCGAAATGGCGCTGGCTGGTAAGATCCCCGGCGTAACGAAGTCGAGCTGGTAA
- the rplE gene encoding 50S ribosomal protein L5, giving the protein MARLKDIYQKEVVPALQEKFQFKSIMQVPRITKICINRGIGSAVADKKLVDNGVDELTTITGQKAVATIAKRSVSNFKLREGMPIGARVTLRGEQMYEFMDRLLTVALPRVRDFKGINDKGFDGRGNYTLGIKEQIIFPEISIDKIKSISGMDITFVTTAENDEQSYELLKAFGMPFANAKKQNNG; this is encoded by the coding sequence ATGGCCCGACTGAAAGATATATATCAAAAAGAAGTAGTACCCGCGCTCCAGGAGAAATTCCAGTTCAAGAGCATCATGCAGGTACCACGCATCACCAAGATCTGCATCAACCGCGGTATTGGCTCGGCAGTAGCCGACAAAAAGCTGGTTGACAATGGTGTGGATGAGCTGACGACCATCACTGGTCAGAAAGCCGTTGCTACCATTGCCAAGCGTTCGGTGTCGAACTTCAAACTCCGTGAAGGCATGCCCATCGGCGCCCGCGTTACCTTGCGTGGCGAGCAGATGTACGAGTTCATGGACCGTTTGCTGACAGTTGCTCTCCCCCGGGTGCGTGACTTCAAAGGCATCAATGATAAAGGCTTTGACGGCCGGGGTAACTATACCCTCGGTATCAAGGAGCAGATCATTTTCCCCGAAATTTCGATCGACAAGATTAAGTCAATCTCGGGTATGGACATTACCTTCGTAACGACCGCCGAGAACGACGAGCAGAGCTACGAGCTCCTCAAAGCTTTCGGAATGCCGTTCGCTAACGCCAAGAAACAGAACAATGGCTAA
- the rplX gene encoding 50S ribosomal protein L24, with amino-acid sequence MKLHVKTGDTVLVIAGDERGKTGVIKSVNRSTQRVIVEGLNLVTKHNKPSAKNPQGVSPRSKPQSTYPT; translated from the coding sequence GTGAAACTGCACGTTAAAACCGGTGATACCGTTCTGGTAATTGCTGGTGATGAGCGTGGCAAGACCGGCGTTATCAAGTCGGTAAACCGTTCGACGCAGCGCGTTATCGTGGAAGGCCTGAACCTGGTGACCAAGCACAACAAACCCAGTGCTAAAAACCCGCAAGGGGTATCACCAAGATCGAAGCCCCAATCCACGTATCCAACGTGA
- the rplN gene encoding 50S ribosomal protein L14 has protein sequence MIQQESRLTVADNSGAKEVLCIRVLGGTGKKYASVGDKIVVSIKSALPSGNAKKGTVSKAVVVRTKKEVRRKDGSYIRFDDNAAVLLNNNDEPRGTRIFGPVARELRERQFMKIVSLAPEVL, from the coding sequence ATGATACAGCAAGAATCCCGTCTGACCGTCGCTGATAACAGCGGCGCCAAAGAAGTTCTATGCATTCGTGTCCTCGGTGGCACGGGCAAGAAATACGCCAGCGTAGGCGACAAGATCGTTGTTTCGATCAAGTCGGCTCTGCCTTCCGGTAATGCCAAGAAGGGCACTGTATCGAAGGCTGTGGTAGTTCGCACGAAGAAGGAAGTACGCCGCAAAGACGGTTCGTACATCCGCTTCGACGACAATGCCGCTGTTCTGCTTAACAACAACGATGAGCCCCGTGGTACCCGTATTTTCGGCCCAGTAGCTCGTGAGTTGCGTGAGCGTCAGTTCATGAAAATTGTTTCACTAGCTCCTGAAGTTCTCTAA
- the rpsQ gene encoding 30S ribosomal protein S17 — MATNEEQQVTTAEERNLRKEIIGRVASSKMDKSITVVVESKMKHPIYGKFVTKSTKFMAHDENNECGEGDTVRIMSTRPLSKNKRWRLVEIVERAK; from the coding sequence ATGGCAACCAACGAAGAACAGCAGGTAACGACCGCCGAAGAGCGGAACCTGCGGAAAGAAATCATCGGGCGCGTAGCTTCTTCCAAGATGGATAAGTCCATCACGGTAGTAGTGGAAAGCAAAATGAAACACCCGATCTACGGCAAATTCGTTACCAAGTCGACCAAATTTATGGCTCACGACGAGAATAACGAGTGCGGTGAAGGCGATACGGTTCGCATCATGTCGACCCGCCCGCTGAGCAAGAACAAGCGCTGGAGATTGGTAGAAATTGTAGAACGCGCCAAGTAA
- the rpmC gene encoding 50S ribosomal protein L29, whose amino-acid sequence MKNAEIQALSLEALKEQIKTEQTSGQALRFAHAISPLENPVRLKHSRRTVARLKTELTRRENEQANQTAK is encoded by the coding sequence ATGAAGAACGCAGAAATCCAAGCCCTTTCGCTAGAAGCGCTGAAGGAGCAAATCAAGACTGAACAAACCAGCGGCCAGGCACTGCGTTTCGCGCACGCCATCTCGCCCTTGGAAAACCCAGTTCGCCTGAAGCACAGCCGCCGTACCGTAGCTCGTCTGAAGACTGAGTTGACCCGTCGCGAAAACGAGCAGGCAAACCAAACTGCTAAATAA
- the rplP gene encoding 50S ribosomal protein L16, giving the protein MLQPKRTKYRKMQKGRVTGLAYRGSSIDFGSFAIKSLEVAWITARQIEAARIAMTRAMKREGQVWIRIFPDKPITKKPAEVRMGKGKGSPEYWVACVKPGTIMFESDGVPLEVAQESLRLAAQKLPVKTKFVVRRDYEENK; this is encoded by the coding sequence ATGTTACAACCGAAAAGGACCAAGTATCGCAAGATGCAAAAGGGTCGCGTAACAGGCCTAGCCTACCGCGGCAGCTCCATAGACTTCGGTTCCTTCGCTATCAAATCGTTGGAAGTGGCTTGGATCACGGCTCGTCAGATTGAGGCAGCTCGTATCGCCATGACCCGCGCAATGAAACGGGAAGGTCAAGTATGGATCCGTATTTTTCCAGATAAGCCAATTACCAAGAAGCCCGCTGAAGTTCGCATGGGTAAGGGTAAGGGTAGCCCAGAATATTGGGTAGCCTGCGTGAAGCCCGGCACTATCATGTTCGAATCGGACGGCGTGCCGCTGGAAGTGGCTCAGGAATCCCTGCGTTTAGCTGCGCAGAAGCTGCCAGTGAAAACTAAGTTTGTTGTTCGTCGCGACTACGAAGAGAACAAGTAA